In Miscanthus floridulus cultivar M001 unplaced genomic scaffold, ASM1932011v1 os_1578, whole genome shotgun sequence, the sequence TCACCTGCGTGGTTAGGTTGAGACATAGCTCAGAGAAACATTGGGTCTGTTTAGTTGGTGGCTTCATGAAATTACTTGAGCGAGACATCCATCCCAAAGACGCGTAGGCTAGGATCTATCGTCTTGCAGGTATCTATCAAGTCTCTAACTAAACATGCTCACCATGTGTGGGGATTTGCCATGGATATATGACACGTGTCTATGTGCAAATATCTAACTCGCTGAGAGGGTTGGATATTACAGGCTTGAGGAAGGGGACAGAAACAGAGGACAGGGGAAGACAAAGGTGTAGTTCACAACGATGATTGTTTAATTGATCGGTTCAAAATCTACAATGCTTATCTTCTTTCAGAGCTGTTCTCCAACTTATACTCCTCATGTTATACATGTGTGCACGCGCGCGTACACACACAAAAAGCTTACAAGGCTAAGGCCATTCCGAGATTGAGATGCTGACGTTTACTGTTCTGGGGCCGAGAACTCCTGCGAGGCCCATTGCCCAGTGCCTGAACACCAAGTGCTTCTTCGCTATTATCTTCAACGTCTCTAGAAGAGATAGCACTGtagtttttctgaatttatgTAATAGCATTTTAACCGTTCTTCTTAAGTTATGAGTGTTGGATGCTTGTGTATGGATACCTATAGTGAATTGACACGGCGCGTCCGTGCCCACTCAATTTTTCACCTCCACAACTCTATCTGCTACCCACTCCACGCTAGTACTAGGAGGTGGttagctttctcttcttctgtTAGATCCTGATGTATCACAACAGTCTAGGTGACTACGGGCTTATTTGATACAACTCACCTTCACTAGTGAATCAGTTCTTTTAGCTTTGGTTCCGTAAAACAGCTTCACCAGTGAAGCTAAAGCTAACATTTGTTTCTAGGGAAGACAGTAGAGAAAAAAAACTGGTATTTTCAGTTTCACCTAGAGAAATGTGCGTGTCAAAGGAGGCTGTTTTTTCCAGGGAGAAGCTATTTTTGATCCGAATCCGTTTAGTAGGAGAAGTTGAAAACAAGTTTGTAAAGCCGGCGAAGAAGTTGTAGCAAACACGCATGTCCCCGGCCGTATGCATCCACTCCACAGATTACACATACGCTTCAATCTCTGGACACGTGCCTCAAGCCTCACCTCAGAGTCACAGGACAGACACGCCCCAAGGCCCAGAACAGCGTTCCAACTTGCAAACGCCCAACGGGATCCAGCCCGCCAGGCACGCGCGCCCCACGTGAGGCGCGAGATCCATGCAACGGTTCGTGTCACACCACGCCAAAGCCCGCACCGCGGACGGGCCTCACCCGGACCCACACCGCAGAGACTGAAGCTGGCACGCATAAACTGTGGGGAGCTCGCTCTCTCCGCCGGCCCACTCACCACTCGTCCCTCGTCTGTCGTCTCTCCTCCACGTCCAGAGAACAGGGGAAGGCGCCGGCGAGCGGCGGGAGCAGCGCGCTACCCATTCACCCCTTCTGATTTCTTGGGAATTGCGGGTAGGTCCCCGGGGCGGCGTGGAACGGTTGGGCGGGGCCACTCGGATCGCCGGAGATGCTGCCCTACGCGACggcggaggaggcggaggcggcgctggGCCGGGCCATGACGCCCGCCGAGGCGCTGTGGTTCCGCTACACCGCGGGGGTGTCCGACTACCACCTCTACTGCTGCAACATCCTCTTCCTCTTCGTCGTCTTCACGGTGGCCCCGCTCCCCGCCGCGCTCCTCGAGCTCCGGGCCCCGGCCGCGGTCTCGCCGTACAAGCTGCAGCCGCGGGTGCGCCTCTCCAGGGCCGAGTTCGTCCGCTGCTACAAGGACGTCCTCCGCATCTTCTTCCTCGTCATCGGCCCGCTCCAGCTCGTCTCCTTCCCGATGGTCAAGGTCGGTCGGTTCCCTTACATCCTTCTGTGCTCTCTCGGTCGGTGATTCCGCGCAATGCGCCTGGTTAGTTCATGAGATTACGGCCTCTTGGGGCCGGATTCAGTACAAGAGATCGCGTTTACATACTGTTCTTGTGCCCCCTTGATCGATCTGTTCTTAGATACAAGAAAGAATTCCAATTACATTCTGCATGTTTTCCTCCCCTTTGAGTGAGGACTTCCTGATCTGGGTTCTACTCCAAGAACCCTTCTTAGATGCGTCCTATCTAGAAGATTCCACTGAGTTCGCCTACTCTTGTAAAGCACAAGAAATTTCCTTCCCTGCATTTCTTTCATCATGCTAAAATTGTATTCTCATATACAAAATAATGATTTTTCTTTGAATCAAATCAGTTGGTGGGAGTTCACACGAAGTTGCCTTTGCCGTCCCTGGGGGAGATGGCAGCACAGCTGCTGGTGTACTTCCTTGTTGAGGACTACCTCAATTACTGGATCCACAGGCTTCTCCACGGGGAGTGGGGGTACCAGAAGATCCACCGCGTCCACCATGAGTTCACCGCGCCAATCGGATTCGCAGCTCCATATGCACACTGGGCTGAGGTGCTGATACTAGGCATCCCCTCCTTCGTCGGGCCAGCCATTGCTCCGGGCCACATGATCACATTGTGGCTCTGGATTATACTCCGTCAGGTGGAGGCTATCGAGACACATAGTGGGTAAGGACTTTCTGTTGTATGTTTCCCATCTATGGAACACTCTACGTACAATAATTGAATTGATTTAACATGCTTTTGTAATTATTATTAATTATTGTGCAACATTGTATTGCTTCCACATGGGTTAGTCTTTGTTGCTAGTGATGGATGTAGTTTGTGGGTGGAGTTTCTGGGTTACTGTGGTGTGCACAGCAGTGACAATGACCTGAGTGAATGGAGTTTCTCGCCAGGAGTTTTTCATTGATTGGAAGCTGAATTGAACTGATGTTGATATGTGCATAACTGatagaattgcctgagagttctTAGCCAGCTGTTTATAGTTGAAGGTTTTTTAGTCGATATTTCTTTGGGGTATTCCCTGGTAATGAAGAAAATGTACAGCATGGATTAGCATTGGCTGCTGCTCTATGGTAATAGGAACAAAAATACACTTCACAATTTTGAAGCTGTAGTTGAAATTTCCTAAATTACAATGTTGTTGCACATTCTTGACTATGGTGGCTAACaagctgttcggctgatggtttctgcggctgataagccagatgatgctgttttgttgtgagagaaaaacactgtatcatggctgataagccgggcTGATAGAGTATCTAGAACTTTTCTGCCAAGAAAAATAATCACCTAAGCTTAGGCATAGTTAGGCAAGAAACCTGAGTAGATGTGGGTGGGGATGCTAAGAAGTTAGCCAGCCTAAATTGTGGAGGAATAAAACACTGTGTGGATGCCTAAGGTTAGGCATGGCAGATTTGAATTAAACTTTTGTTACCTGCAGTTTTGCTCTACTAACAAAATGGATACAGCCTATCAATCCGTAAAGGAATGTTTGAAATGATTCTACTACAAAGCTTTGCAAAATCTAAATAACAACGTTTATGCTCGCTATGAGTATGAATGGAATACTCCTGGAAGAGAAGTGTAATATGCTTACTTGCAGCTTGAAAAATTCAGGATTTACTGATTCAATACTTTGCTGCAGTTGCACTTGTATTACTCGCTATCAAAGTGGGTCATTGTTGGAGCAATTATCCTTCTTGATTTATATCTTAGTGGATATGAAGTTATTTTTGTTATCTTGGATGTTTCTACTCACAGTCAGTATTGTCTCTAGTCTCAACTTATGCCATTAGCTGGAGTACTATGACCTTTCAAATTTCAACACACAGTATTTATGTTTTTCTTTTTGATAAAAAGTGCACACTAGTTACTCTTCATAGTGTCATGTTGTATTGGTACATTTCTTGTGACTACTTTTAGGTGGAGATGATAAAAAATCCTAGTCCACTATATATGATTGAAGTTAACTACCATGCCACCAGAATGAACTGTTGTCCTGTTGGCTTGTGATATGATAGGACTGAGATCTACCGATACCATACATATCACATTGGTCATTTTTGTTTGCCCAACCTTTCTATACGACTGAAGTTAACTATCATGTCACGGTGTCACCAGAATTACTTGTTGGGGGACTGAAATTCTACTGATATCACGCATATCACAttggtttttttttgtttgcccAACCTTTTGATACAATCCAGTTATGCTTTGTTTAATATTATACATTTCACCATCCCAGCTAGGACTTACCTTTGTCCTGTTCTGTGCTAGGTACTGCTTGTTATATTTCGTTGTGATCAATGAAACTGTCCATGATAGCTACTTTGTTTTTGTGCAGCTTCTATAAGGGGAAAAACATAACTTGGTTTGTCATTTTGCAGCTTTGATTTCCCATTCACCCCGACAAAGTATATTCCATTCTATGGAGGAGCAGAATACCATGACTATCATCATTATGTAGGAGGCCAGAGCCAAAGCAATTTTGCTTCTGTTTTCACTTACTGTGATTACTTATATGGGACTGATAGAGTAAGTTTCTCCTTTACACACAGTTTGAAAGG encodes:
- the LOC136534157 gene encoding very-long-chain aldehyde decarbonylase GL1-10-like; protein product: MLPYATAEEAEAALGRAMTPAEALWFRYTAGVSDYHLYCCNILFLFVVFTVAPLPAALLELRAPAAVSPYKLQPRVRLSRAEFVRCYKDVLRIFFLVIGPLQLVSFPMVKLVGVHTKLPLPSLGEMAAQLLVYFLVEDYLNYWIHRLLHGEWGYQKIHRVHHEFTAPIGFAAPYAHWAEVLILGIPSFVGPAIAPGHMITLWLWIILRQVEAIETHSGFDFPFTPTKYIPFYGGAEYHDYHHYVGGQSQSNFASVFTYCDYLYGTDRGYRFHKAYLAKLKDLGQIDGEKGDGSGLSYVKLD